Below is a window of Rhodoglobus vestalii DNA.
CAACGTAAGGAAGGCGATCTCATCGTCGGCAAGGACGGCAAGTCCGCGATCGGTACGGTCGTGGAACGCAAGAGCGGGTATCTGATCTTGGTGCACCTGACTCCCGGATGCAATCGTGTCGATGCCGTCCGTGACGGTCTGATCCGCAAAATGGTCGACCTGCCAGACTTGCTGCGCCGAACCTTGACCTGGGACCAAGGTGTCGAAATGCACCGACACAAAGAAGTCACAATCGCCGCTGACCTGGCCATCTACTTCTGTGACCCGCATTCGCCCTGGCAGCGTCCCACGAACGAGAACACGAACGGGTTGCTACGCCAATATTTCCCCAAAGGCACTGATCTGAGCGTCTACTCGGAAGAAGACCTCGACTACGTAGCCTGGGAAATGAACGACCGCCCACGCAAACGACTCGACTACGCCAAACCAAATGAGATGATCGAACCACTACTGTTGCGCTGACCACCTGAATCCGCCCCGATAGAACGTGTGAATAAAGAGATCAAGAGACGCACCGACGTCGTCGGCGTGTTCCCGAACCCGGCCGCGCTACTCCGCCTCGCCGGCGCTGTCTTGGTCGAGCAGCACGACGAGTGGGAAGCCGGGTCCCGCCGCTACCTCTCCGAGGCCTCCATGCGCCAGCTAGACGCCTTCAGCCTCGCTCTCACCGACACCGACGCGGGTACGCTCACCGGCGTGATTCACATTCCAGAGCTCACTACGGCATAATCAGAAACACTGACCTGCACGATGACGGGAAATTACACCACTCAGTGGGACGTGACCCTTTTTCATGCCCCGAGTACGGATTGCAATACCTCGATTCTGAACGGTAATGAAGTTTGAACGCACCAAACAATCTCGTCTCTACGACCGTGGTGCCGACCCGGCGTCCGATGCCCGTGGCGTTATCAAAGACCATGTGCCTCGGTGCGGCACGGATGTGCTCAAAGACTGCACGCAGCCCGTGACAGACGCATTCAGCGGTCTCGCCCCGGTATGCCTGAACAAAGCGCATATTCGAGAACGGAAAAGTGACCACGAAGATATGCAGGACTTGCCGAATCCCAGCAATGATCGCCTCAGCCTGCCCGAAGTCGACCTGCACCGTCCCGGCCGGCCACACCAATTCGGTAAAACCCTCCCCAGCCTGCCGATTCCTGACCGTCCACTTCCTCACAAACCGTTGGACCGGGGAATATGTGGCGGTGTAACCGTGCTCATCCACCAACCGGTCAAAGATGCGTTTAGCCGTATGGCGTTGCTTGCGATTCCGGCGCAGGTCCTCACCCAACCACCCTTCGATGATGTGCTCGAACCCGGTCAACACCGACGCACCGGGCCTGTTCAAGGGTGCTGGCAGTGCCGGCGAGAAATCTTCCTGCCCGGCATACTTTGCCACCGAGGCCCGGCTCACCCCCAACCTTCGCGCGATCTCACGCACCGCGACTCCCTGAGAATCAAGTCTTCTGATATTTTCTTGTACGGACATGGGTACCGTCATCTGCTTTCCAGCCCTTCCGGCGCACACGCTTCGCAATGGCAGCACCGTAAGGAACTTATCTAAGGTGGCGGGCCCATGCCCCTGACACTCTGGAACGGGCCCCGAACCACCGGGTGATCTCTATCTCCAAGCCAACCCCCGGAAATCATGATTTCGGGAAACAATAGCTGGCCTGATTCTTACCGCTCTTTTGGCCTGAAATGTGCCACTAACTTGGCTCACATTCCTGGCTGAAACGGCCTACAAATAGTTGATCACACACAAGGGTGGCGTTGAGGGTGAAGTCGGCCGGTTCCGCCGCCGCTGGCTGACCCCGGTCCCGGAGTTTCAGACGTTGGCAGCGTTGAACGAGTTCATGGCTGTCTGCGATGAGAAGGATCAGCACCGGGTGATCTCGGCCCGCCCAGTTACCGTCGGGACGGCCGCTACTGCGGAAGCGCCGGAATTGCTGACGTTGCCCTCGAGTATTTTCGAGGCTGGGCCTACCTCCTCGGTCAAGGTCAACCACAAGGCGGAGGTATGTGTCCGGCAATGCTATTATTCCGTTCCGGTCTCCTACGCAGGCAGGCGGGTCAGCGTCCGTATCGGGGCCGCTCTCGTCGAGGTGTGGGCTGCTACGGGGATTTCGGACAGCGGAATTAGTGGATTCTTCTACGCTGCCAGGGCTGGCTGTTGATAACCATAGTGGACTTCGTTGGGCCGTCGATAATCGAGCGCTGAGTGCCGCCTGCGACTGTTGTAAAATCCCTCGATATAGCGGATGATGTCGCTGCGAGCCTGCGTCTTGGTCGCGTAAACGGTCCGATACACGCGCTCATTCTTGAGCATCGAGAAGAAACTTTCCGCCATGCTGTTATCCCAACAGACGCCGGTGCGGCCCATAGATGAGCGCATGCCCAGACTGGTCACCAGGGCCCGGTAGACGGCTGAGGTGTAGACGCTTCCGCGATCGGAGTGCCAAATGGCGTCAGGCGCGATCAGGGTCGTTGCCGCGGCATTCTTGAGAGCGTCCTCGACGAGTTCGGTACGCATGTGATCGGCAATGGACCAGCCAACGACTTTCTTCGAGTAGCAGTCGATGACCGTGGCCAGGTAGACGAACCCCTGCCAGGTGTGGATATACGTGATGTCTCCGATGAATTTCATCCCCGGACGATCCGCGGTGAAGTCGCGTTTGACAAGGTCGGGCACGTTTGCTGCGGCCAACGCGTCGGCCTCCGTCGTGACCCGGAATGGCCGTGGTTGGCAGGCTACGAGGCCTTCCTGGCGCATCAGCTGCCGGACGAGTTCGGGGGAACACTGCGTCTGCTCGGCGGTCAGGTCCGCGTGGATTCGCCGATACCCGTAAGTGCCGTCAGACTCCTCAAAATAGTGTCGGATCCGCGCCAAGAGGGTTTCCCGGCGGGCCGACGTCGCCGATTGCGGGCGCGTCAGCCAGTGGTAGAAACCAGAGGTTGACACCTCCAACCAGCGACACATATTCACCACAGGATTCCGGTTGTTGGGCTCAGCTTTTTGGGAGTCGATGAATTCGTACTTGCTCACTACCGCTGCTCCCGCGCGAAGTAAGCGGCCGCTTTTTTCAAAAATTGGGTCTCAGCCTTGAGCTCCTGATTTTCCCGCTCGAGTACTTTGAGACGGGCACGCTCGGGGACGGTCAGCTCCGTCTCGGTGCCACCATTCGCTTCGCGATACTTGATCAGCCAGTTGCGCAATGTTTCGTGGCCGACCCCGTAGGACTCGGCCACGTCCCTGATCGGCTTCGAGGTGCTGATCACCTCCCGACACAACTCATCTCTGAACTCCTGGGTAAATTTCCGGCGTGCTGTGGTCATGCTGATCTCTACTTTCAGTGAACCCCCATTTTAAGAGGGCCCACTGTCCGAAATATCCGCAGCACACCAGTCTTCGCTAACTCACGCGATCACAACGTCCCGGGGAACTACACCTGGTCCGGGCCTGCACCCAGACCGTGAACCGGTTGCACGCGATCATGGTCGTGCTAGTTATCGGCGGGGCACCGCGGAACTTGACCGCGGACACGGCCGCGACCCTGCTGCGCCGGGTGCACCCCACGGAGAGCCTGACTATGACCCGCCGACTCATCGCAGTCGACCTTGCCGCCGAGATCCGCCGACTGGATAAACGGTTCACGACAGCCACCGAGCGCATCACCACTCGGGTGACCGGCACCCAGTCCACGTTGACGACCATCCCCGGTATCGGCCAACTCACGGCAGGGAAGATCCTTGCCCGCACCGGACCAGTCACCCGGTTCACGACCGAGGCACACTTCGCCACCTATGCCGGCGTCGCACCCCGGGAAGTGTCTTCCGGGGACGTAATCCGCCATCGCCTCTCCCGAGGCGGTGACCGGCAACTGAACTATGCCCTCCACGTCGTCGCACTTACCCAAATCAGCATGAAAAGCAGCCCTGGACGGGTCTTCCACGACCGGAAACGCAGCGCGGGCAAAAGCGGCAAAGAAGCACTTCGGGCACTGAAGAGACGCTTGACAACGGTCGTGTTCCGCACCCTGATCGCCGACCACGCCCGCCTGGCAGTGGGCCCGGCAGGATACTCGAGAACGGCACGGCAATCCAGCGTCACCGGCTCACATCCCGACACCGGTTCTTCGGACAAGTCACTTACCGGACCCACCGCCGAAAAGCATATCCACGCCGCCACTTGACCAGAGAGGCGCCCAAAGGGAACCGACATCTCCCGCTGGAGCACCGGTGAAATCCAAGCGATCGCCGACGCGATCAGCTACGCTCAACGCACGAAGCAACTCTTGCGACGACCGGTTGAATACGGCCTGGGTGCCGTGATCGGCATGAACGATACCGCCGGCCTGCGGCCGGCGACTTTTGATCGCCACCCTTGTGTCCCTTGTTTGGATACCCGGTTGCCTGGTCCAACCACGCCAACCTCGGCATCCGGTATCGGGCCAACACTCGTTCCACTGTCGATCGATTCAGGTGTCGGTGGTGGCCGATCCGGTGTGGTCCCCAGTGGCGAGTGAACCGGAGGGCAATGATGCGTCGCTCGACCCGAATCGGGGTGCGATCGGGTGAGTATCTCTGCCGTGAGGACCGGTCCGTCATGGGCTGGCCGGCCAGGAAGCGGGCAGCGCACTTCGCTGCCGCCGCAGGCGAGCACTGAAATCGTTCTGCGGCACGGAAGGACGACCGACCGCCCTCGACGATCAGCCGGGCAAGACGAAGGCGTCCTTCCGAGGCGAAGGGAGCATTACTGTGAGTCACGAGGACCTCCGGTTAGAGATGTGAGTGTGGTAACCCACATCGCGCCGGAGGTCCACGCTAACTCAAGCGATCACAACGTCCCTGGGCACTACAACTAGTCGTTGACTCTCATATCGTTGTTGAGTTCATTGATCTTGACTGTCACACCGTCCTCCGCAAGAAGGAAGATATCTTCCACCCGCACACCAACCCTGCCCGGAAAGAACACACTCGGCTCGATCGTAAACATCATGCCCGGCTCCAGAGGGGTCTGGTCCTCTTCTGAAATATATGGAAGCTCGTGAACGTCCTTCCCAATGCAGTGACCAGTGCGGTGACGAAACCACTCACCGTAGCCCGACTCTTCGATGACTGCCCGGGTTGCCCGATGGACGTCACCGCCGGTCGCGCCCGGCACCGCGGCAGCACGACCCGCTTCCTGGGCTGCCATTACGACCTCATACACACGTTCGTACTCCTCGTTGGGTTGACCGATGTGGACTGTCCGCCCGAAGTCCGAACAGTAACCCTCGACGATGGCACCGAAGTCGAAGTTGACCCCGGTTCCCCCTTGCAATGCCCTGGTGGAGAGGCGCTCACTCGCGTCCCTATCCAGCCCAGGACCCATCGCCCAGACGGCTGTGTCAAAAGACGAGCTCGGCGAGCCAAGTTGCCTAATCCGCAGGTCAATCTCGGAGGCCAGCTCGAGCTCTGTGATTCCCGCGACGACATGGTCGCTTACTGCGGCCATCACCTGGTCAACCATCCGTGCGGCTTCGCTCATGAGCGCAATCTCATCGGCGTCCTTGATGCGACGGATGCGGTTGAGAATGTCGTCAGCAACCAAGAGTTCTGCGTCGGGTCGGCAGGCTCGAAGTTGAAGCGTAGTTTCCGACCACGTCCGGCCGCTCATCGCGATGCGGGACCCGGCATCCTTCTCGTGAAGGCACGAGTCGGTATTGGGAACGCCCGCGACTGCCAAGCGCTTCGGTTGCTTCGCGAACGCGTCGAAAGCTCGCTTGAACACCTCAGCACCGTCGTCGACTTCGGTCGCCGTGATGACGTCGCCGGTCACTCCACCGGGCAGGTGAAACTCTTGGTGGTGGCGAGTCAGAACAAACAACGGATCCTTGCCCGGGGCAAGGAAAGCGCCGGATATCCAATGATTGGTGTAGCCGATGTTTCCGAATGAAGGAATCCCTCGGCCGAGACCGGTGAAGTACTCCAGGTCGGTCTGTGATGCGGGAAGGAACAGCGTGTCGATGCCCGCGGCATCGAGTTGCTGATCGAGCTTCGCGCGGCGTGCCGTGTAGTCGATCGTCGACATGTAAATCTCCTTGTAGTTCAGTGTCTATTAACGTGAAAGTTCACTCGAGAAGAGGTCCTCGTGAGCGTGGATGATCTTCCACGAGCCGCCTATTCGCCGCCACCCGGCGCTTACACGCATGAGCTCGCGCACAGTCCCGTCCGGACCGACCCGTTCTACCCGCAGGAGATGACGGCTCACCGCCAGATCGCCGGAAACATCGATTATCGGATCCTCGACTGCAAACGCAGTGACGACAGGTTTTGCGCCGCCGCTCGGACGGGTAGCGCGAATAGCATTGAGGTCCTTCATCCCCCGCGCGATGGTCTCCGTTACCGCATCCCAAATAGTTGCGTCGTTGTCGATGTGACCATCGATGCGTTCACGATTACCCTCGAGGAATCCGAAATACATCTCTTTCTGGGCGAACCAGATCAGTCGCTGATCTTCGGTGAAGGATGTCGTGTCTGAACTGTCAGCGACATCGCGAGTTGCTTGCGTCATGGTTAGTCTCCTTCTTTTATTCTGGGGCAAGTTGAGTGGCCATCAGCTGGCCTGGGTACTTCATCGGACGACCGGCTCCAGCCACGAACCAATAAGCTCCTTCGCGTAGTCCGAGCGCGGGTTTTCACAGACTTGACTGGTCTCTCCACGCTCAACAACGTCACCGTGGCGCATCACGATGATCAAGTCCGAAATGTGCCGCACAACCGCAATATTGTGGCTAATGAATAGCATCGCAATGCCCAGCCGTTCCTGCATCTCGAGAAAGATGTCGAGCACCTGCGCTTGGACTGAGACATCCAGAGCTGAGACGGCCTCATCACATACAAGCAGTCGAGGCTCGAGCGCAAGCGCCCGAGCGATGTTGACGCGTTGGAGCTGGCCACCACTGAGTTCCCGAGGAAGTCGAGTCATGAAGTCCGCAGAAAGTCCAACTGAACCCAACAGTTCGGCTGCCCGTTCCGTGCGGGTCTGGACATTTCCGACACGGTGAATCACCAGAGGTTCAGCTACGGACCAGCCGATGGTGCGCCGCTGATCGAGGGCGAGGAGCGGCTGCTGAAACACTGCCTGCACCTGCCGACGATACGAGCGCGACCGACGGTCAAGCATCGACGCCAGCGTCAACTGCAGTAGAAGCCCAGTCCAAAACACAGGAAGAGCCGCACCGAGAATTGAGAGGCCAGCCAACATGCGCGATCGCCAGCCGTCGGACAGTGTCGCCCATACAACCCCTAAGCCGATCCCCACGATCGCGTAGATAAACATCGCAAGGAGAACGAGTTCGAGGGTCGCCGGAAAGAACCGGACGATGTCGTCTAGGACCGGCTGACGCGACTGAACTGAGTCGCCGAAGTCAAGGCGCACGATCCCAAAGAGGTAGTTGATGTACTGCTCCCAGAGCGGAAGATCGAGACCCAGCTGTCGCCGCACCTCGGCTACCTGTTCAGCCCCCGCACCCATTCCTGCGGCGAGTCGGGCTGGGTCTGCGGGGATGACTCGGCTGAGCACGAAGGTCAAACTGACCGCCGACCAGACGACCAAGAGTGTCCAGCCGACCCGGGTTAGCAGTCGTCGGAACCAGTGGTGTTGGTGAGCTCCGCCGACACGACCCGAAGGCCGGGTCTGCGGCTTCTGCTCAGCCGAGTCCAACTTCACTAACTTGACCGAGCGTGGAAGAAGCGGATCACGTAATTGAAGTCCATGATCTCGAACTTGACGTCCCACTCAGCACGGACTGGCTGTGCCAGCTTGGGCTGAGATGCGTAGATCGCTACGTGGGATTCTTTGATGGACTGCACGGCTTCAAGCAACGCTGCCTGACGCGCTGATTCATCAGCGATTCCGGAAAGCGTCGCAACTGCCGAGTCGACTGCAGGGTCCGGGAAGTAAGCCCAGTTGTAGCCGCCGTTCGAGGCCCAGTTGCTGGTGATGTACCCCTGAGCGAGCATCGCACTAGGATCATCGGTCACCGCAGACATATTGAGGAACGATATATCCGACGCGGTATCCGGGTTCGACTGGATCTCGGACATCTGCGGCCACGGGACCATTTGTATGTCCAGACCTACTCCGATCTCCCCGAGGTTCTGCTCAAGAAGAATTCCGGCGAATTCTTGGTAAGACAGTCCCGAGAGACCGAGGTAGGAGAGGGTCAGCTCTCCAGGGGCCACGCCCGCCTCTGAAAGGAGTTGCTTGGCGCGCTCTACATCACGTTCGAACTCAGCAAGCTCTTCTATCCCGCCGCCGAAGCCACTAGGCAAGGGCCCTCTCGAAACGTCAGCGAATCCTTGGTAGTAGTCCACCATCGCCTGGTAATCGAACGCAAGAGTGACTGCCTCACGTACACGAGGATCAGCAAGACGCTCACTCTGCACGTTCAACGGCAAGATCTGCACGCTGAGGCTCTCCTGCTCGACAAGTTTGATGCCGTCAATCAGTGCAGCGGATGCGGAGTCGTCAGGACCGATTGCACCAAGCATATCGATCTCGCCTTGCCCCATGAGCTGAACCGCTGTTTGCACATCAGGGTCGACACGCAGGGTCACCGCGGTCGGTGCCGCGCTATCCCAGTCGAGGTGGTAGTCCTCGAACGCGGTGAGCTCGATAGCGCTTCCCTTGTTCCACTCGCTGAGTTGGTATGGGCCAGAGCCAGCCTCGTTGTCAGCGAACCAAGCAGTTGCCCACTCGTCGTCAGCGGTGCCATTTTGGGTTATCGCTTCCGACGAGAGAATTGCGATCTTCTGCAGCTTGCCCGGGAGATAGACGTCAGGTGCGGAGAGACTAAACCGAACGGAGCGATCATCGATCGCCTCGACTGACTCGACGCCGACCACCAGCGATGCGGGACCCTGGTTGACTCCTTGAACCCTGAGCACAGACTGCACAACGTCCTCGGCATCCAAAGAAGTGCCGTCGTGGAAGGTCACACCATCTCGAAGGGTGAAGGTGTACTCGGTGGCATCGTCTGATACCTCCCATGTCTCCGCGAGAGAAGGCTTGATCTCAGCGCCGCCCGGCTCATACTGGGTGAGCGTGTCATACACGTTCCGCACAAAGAGGAAGCCGTCCGACGAGTATGCGACCGCCGGATCAAGTGTTGGGCTCTCGGCGATGTTCGAAAATACGGCCGTAATCGCTCCTTCCTGGGTGCTGGCCTGCTGCCCGCAAGCGGTTAACGTCAATGCCGCTACTGCCCCGACCGCTACTGCGGTCAGAGATCGTTTCTTGTTCATATTTCCTGCGTGGGTGATTCTTCTTGTGGTGTTGGCTGGGTGGTTGCACAGGGGCGTGTGACGTACCCGTTGTGAAGGTCTTCCGTGAAAGCAGCAGGGTCGCGATCGCCTGGGTCT
It encodes the following:
- a CDS encoding YybH family protein, with the translated sequence MTQATRDVADSSDTTSFTEDQRLIWFAQKEMYFGFLEGNRERIDGHIDNDATIWDAVTETIARGMKDLNAIRATRPSGGAKPVVTAFAVEDPIIDVSGDLAVSRHLLRVERVGPDGTVRELMRVSAGWRRIGGSWKIIHAHEDLFSSELSR
- a CDS encoding transposase, with protein sequence MTADTAATLLRRVHPTESLTMTRRLIAVDLAAEIRRLDKRFTTATERITTRVTGTQSTLTTIPGIGQLTAGKILARTGPVTRFTTEAHFATYAGVAPREVSSGDVIRHRLSRGGDRQLNYALHVVALTQISMKSSPGRVFHDRKRSAGKSGKEALRALKRRLTTVVFRTLIADHARLAVGPAGYSRTARQSSVTGSHPDTGSSDKSLTGPTAEKHIHAAT
- a CDS encoding Mu transposase domain-containing protein, coding for MAVCDEKDQHRVISARPVTVGTAATAEAPELLTLPSSIFEAGPTSSVKVNHKAEVCVRQCYYSVPVSYAGRRVSVRIGAALVEVWAATGISDSGISGFFYAARAGC
- a CDS encoding ABC transporter substrate-binding protein: MNKKRSLTAVAVGAVAALTLTACGQQASTQEGAITAVFSNIAESPTLDPAVAYSSDGFLFVRNVYDTLTQYEPGGAEIKPSLAETWEVSDDATEYTFTLRDGVTFHDGTSLDAEDVVQSVLRVQGVNQGPASLVVGVESVEAIDDRSVRFSLSAPDVYLPGKLQKIAILSSEAITQNGTADDEWATAWFADNEAGSGPYQLSEWNKGSAIELTAFEDYHLDWDSAAPTAVTLRVDPDVQTAVQLMGQGEIDMLGAIGPDDSASAALIDGIKLVEQESLSVQILPLNVQSERLADPRVREAVTLAFDYQAMVDYYQGFADVSRGPLPSGFGGGIEELAEFERDVERAKQLLSEAGVAPGELTLSYLGLSGLSYQEFAGILLEQNLGEIGVGLDIQMVPWPQMSEIQSNPDTASDISFLNMSAVTDDPSAMLAQGYITSNWASNGGYNWAYFPDPAVDSAVATLSGIADESARQAALLEAVQSIKESHVAIYASQPKLAQPVRAEWDVKFEIMDFNYVIRFFHARSS
- a CDS encoding M24 family metallopeptidase, which translates into the protein MSTIDYTARRAKLDQQLDAAGIDTLFLPASQTDLEYFTGLGRGIPSFGNIGYTNHWISGAFLAPGKDPLFVLTRHHQEFHLPGGVTGDVITATEVDDGAEVFKRAFDAFAKQPKRLAVAGVPNTDSCLHEKDAGSRIAMSGRTWSETTLQLRACRPDAELLVADDILNRIRRIKDADEIALMSEAARMVDQVMAAVSDHVVAGITELELASEIDLRIRQLGSPSSSFDTAVWAMGPGLDRDASERLSTRALQGGTGVNFDFGAIVEGYCSDFGRTVHIGQPNEEYERVYEVVMAAQEAGRAAAVPGATGGDVHRATRAVIEESGYGEWFRHRTGHCIGKDVHELPYISEEDQTPLEPGMMFTIEPSVFFPGRVGVRVEDIFLLAEDGVTVKINELNNDMRVND
- a CDS encoding IS3 family transposase (programmed frameshift), which produces MTTARRKFTQEFRDELCREVISTSKPIRDVAESYGVGHETLRNWLIKYREANGGTETELTVPERARLKVLERENQELKAETQFLKKGGRLLRAGAAVVSKYEFIDSQKAEPNNRNPVVNMCRWLEVSTSGFYHWLTRPQSATSARRETLLARIRHYFEESDGTYGYRRIHADLTAEQTQCSPELVRQLMRQEGLVACQPRPFRVTTEADALAAANVPDLVKRDFTADRPGMKFIGDITYIHTWQGFVYLATVIDCYSKKVVGWSIADHMRTELVEDALKNAAATTLIAPDAIWHSDRGSVYTSAVYRALVTSLGMRSSMGRTGVCWDNSMAESFFSMLKNERVYRTVYATKTQARSDIIRYIEGFYNSRRRHSALDYRRPNEVHYGYQQPALAA
- a CDS encoding ATP-binding cassette domain-containing protein, whose amino-acid sequence is MKLDSAEQKPQTRPSGRVGGAHQHHWFRRLLTRVGWTLLVVWSAVSLTFVLSRVIPADPARLAAGMGAGAEQVAEVRRQLGLDLPLWEQYINYLFGIVRLDFGDSVQSRQPVLDDIVRFFPATLELVLLAMFIYAIVGIGLGVVWATLSDGWRSRMLAGLSILGAALPVFWTGLLLQLTLASMLDRRSRSYRRQVQAVFQQPLLALDQRRTIGWSVAEPLVIHRVGNVQTRTERAAELLGSVGLSADFMTRLPRELSGGQLQRVNIARALALEPRLLVCDEAVSALDVSVQAQVLDIFLEMQERLGIAMLFISHNIAVVRHISDLIIVMRHGDVVERGETSQVCENPRSDYAKELIGSWLEPVVR